From Chryseobacterium sp. IHB B 17019, one genomic window encodes:
- a CDS encoding SDR family NAD(P)-dependent oxidoreductase, with protein sequence MRQNNLQQPIYSGFTAQSTAQDVIKGIDLSGKIAIVTGGSAGIGLETTKTLASAGATVIVPARDLEKAKKNLSGIENVEIEKMDLIDPNSIDSFAEKFIGTGRKLDLLINNAGIMWVPLRRDSRGIESQLATNYLGQFHLTAKLWEALKKADGARVINVSSYGHQMSPFDFEDPNFENREYQTLIGYGQSKTASNLFAVALDEKARKFNVRAYSLHPGSVFGTDLGREEPIDLFIQIGTHDENGKIKPEVEAQLKTIPQGAATTVWCATTPLLENIGGVYCENCDIAEIDNGQIEHRFDDPSTIRGVQPYSIDKENAERLWKLSEEILRMKFDVE encoded by the coding sequence ATGAGACAGAATAATTTACAACAACCTATTTATTCAGGTTTTACGGCACAATCTACAGCGCAGGATGTTATCAAAGGAATTGATCTTTCCGGGAAAATCGCAATTGTTACCGGTGGATCCGCAGGAATTGGTTTGGAAACCACAAAAACCTTGGCTTCGGCAGGAGCTACCGTAATTGTTCCGGCCAGAGATCTTGAAAAAGCGAAAAAAAACCTTTCAGGAATTGAAAATGTTGAAATTGAAAAAATGGATTTAATTGATCCCAATTCTATTGATTCTTTTGCTGAAAAATTTATCGGTACAGGAAGAAAATTAGATTTATTAATTAACAATGCAGGAATCATGTGGGTTCCGTTGAGAAGAGACAGCAGGGGCATCGAATCACAGTTGGCCACCAATTATTTGGGACAATTTCACCTTACTGCAAAATTATGGGAAGCCTTAAAAAAAGCTGACGGAGCAAGGGTAATCAACGTTTCTTCTTATGGACATCAGATGTCGCCTTTTGATTTTGAAGACCCAAATTTTGAGAATCGGGAATACCAGACTTTGATCGGCTATGGGCAATCGAAAACTGCGAGTAATTTGTTTGCTGTTGCATTGGATGAAAAAGCGAGAAAGTTCAATGTGAGAGCTTATTCTTTGCATCCAGGCTCTGTTTTTGGAACTGATTTGGGAAGAGAAGAACCGATTGATTTGTTCATTCAAATAGGAACCCACGACGAAAATGGAAAAATAAAACCCGAAGTGGAGGCCCAACTGAAAACTATCCCGCAAGGTGCTGCCACAACGGTCTGGTGCGCTACAACTCCACTTCTTGAAAATATCGGTGGAGTGTATTGCGAAAATTGCGATATTGCAGAAATCGATAATGGGCAAATTGAGCACAGATTTGATGACCCATCAACAATACGAGGAGTTCAGCCCTATTCTATCGACAAGGAAAATGCAGAGCGTTTATGGAAATTAAGTGAAGAAATCTTGAGAATGAAATTCGATGTAGAATAA
- a CDS encoding glycosyltransferase: protein MKPTISIIVAIFNRKDELFELLNSLTAQTDKDFEIIIVDDGSLVDLKPTIHNFEEILQIKYFRKDNSGPGLTRNYGAKRAQNEWLVFVDSDVIVEKDYIENIKNDILEIPCDAFGGADKAHKGFNLMQKAISYSMTSVFTTGGIRGSKKAVSKFQPRSFNMGVKKEVFEKVGGFSEMRIGEDPDLSMTLWENGYTTAFFDNIAVYHKRRVDFGKFSKQVYQFGCARPILNQRHPNYVKISFAFPTLFLLGYIFGFLEYFILGKGIILAFYGLYTFMVLFHALFVTKNISIAGMAVISTYIQMFSYGYGFLKSWILLNIFRMKPEDAFPKHFHRK from the coding sequence TTGAAGCCTACAATATCCATCATCGTCGCTATTTTCAACCGTAAGGATGAACTTTTCGAGCTATTGAATTCTCTTACTGCGCAGACAGACAAAGACTTTGAGATCATTATTGTAGATGACGGTTCCCTCGTTGATCTGAAACCCACCATTCATAATTTTGAAGAAATTTTACAGATTAAATATTTCAGGAAAGACAATTCGGGACCGGGTTTAACGAGGAATTATGGGGCAAAGAGAGCCCAGAATGAATGGCTGGTCTTCGTCGACAGTGATGTGATTGTAGAAAAAGATTACATAGAAAATATTAAAAATGATATCCTTGAAATTCCCTGTGATGCCTTTGGTGGAGCGGATAAAGCTCATAAAGGCTTCAACCTGATGCAGAAAGCAATTTCCTATTCCATGACCTCGGTTTTTACGACTGGCGGAATCAGAGGAAGTAAAAAAGCGGTTTCAAAATTTCAGCCGAGAAGCTTCAATATGGGCGTGAAGAAAGAAGTTTTTGAGAAAGTAGGCGGCTTTTCAGAAATGAGAATTGGTGAGGATCCCGATCTTTCCATGACACTTTGGGAAAACGGTTATACAACGGCTTTCTTCGATAATATTGCCGTTTATCATAAACGCAGGGTAGATTTTGGTAAGTTCTCGAAGCAAGTATATCAGTTTGGTTGTGCTAGACCAATTCTTAATCAAAGGCACCCGAATTATGTGAAAATTTCATTTGCTTTTCCTACTTTATTTTTATTAGGCTATATTTTTGGCTTTTTGGAGTATTTTATTTTAGGTAAAGGGATTATTCTTGCCTTTTACGGGTTGTATACTTTTATGGTATTGTTTCATGCTTTATTTGTCACTAAAAATATCAGTATTGCCGGAATGGCCGTGATTTCTACTTATATTCAAATGTTTTCTTATGGATATGGTTTCTTAAAATCCTGGATTTTGTTAAATATTTTCAGAATGAAACCAGAGGATGCTTTCCCGAAACATTTTCATAGAAAATAA
- a CDS encoding GLPGLI family protein translates to MNRDFYTFENTYLSWDTNYKDVKTILGYKCNKATTKFGNRIYTAWYTKDIPVSEGPYRFKGLTGLILEISDANKYHSFIAIGIEKKEVEIAPLQKGIPVTREMYIKKREEFKNNPYPQSKTLTKERRDQMIEAFKKDNNSIEN, encoded by the coding sequence ATAAATCGAGATTTTTATACTTTTGAAAATACTTATTTAAGTTGGGATACCAATTACAAAGATGTAAAAACGATTCTTGGATATAAGTGTAATAAAGCTACAACAAAATTCGGTAATAGAATTTACACAGCTTGGTACACAAAAGATATTCCGGTATCGGAAGGACCTTATAGATTTAAAGGACTCACAGGTTTAATTTTAGAAATTAGTGATGCAAATAAATATCATTCCTTTATTGCAATAGGGATTGAAAAAAAAGAAGTTGAAATTGCACCTCTACAAAAAGGCATTCCTGTAACAAGGGAAATGTATATTAAAAAGAGAGAGGAATTTAAAAATAACCCATATCCACAAAGTAAAACTCTCACAAAAGAGAGAAGAGATCAGATGATTGAAGCTTTTAAAAAAGATAATAATTCAATCGAAAACTAA